One part of the Prunus persica cultivar Lovell chromosome G5, Prunus_persica_NCBIv2, whole genome shotgun sequence genome encodes these proteins:
- the LOC18777236 gene encoding heptahelical transmembrane protein 4 isoform X2, whose protein sequence is MGGDSPISVSSKEGKGTRLWKKVKYQLIEYHALPSFLRDNEFILGYYRSEWPLKQVFLSIFSIHNETLNVWTHLIGFFLFLFLTIYTATKAPDIMDLSSFQRLPDMIRKAEFYKIHPELLNCLPSLPNLSDIYRLKDELKPSLPSMDFISSVSGNIRELLAKCLPERFSHAYQTENSVLHGVTDDVMNMVAPLMYRPITRWPFFVFLGGAMFCLLASSTCHLLACHSARLSYIVLRCDYAGIAALITTSFYPPVYYSFMCNPFFCNLYLGFITILGIATIVFSLLPLFQGPKFRSFRASLYFGMGVSGVVPLVHKLIVFRNQPEAIQTTGLEVLMGVLYGLGALIYATRIPERWRPGKFDIAGQSHQLFHILVVAAAYTHYRAGLVYLRWRDLEGC, encoded by the exons TGTCTTCAAAGGAAGGGAAGGGAACGAGGCTatggaagaaagtgaaataTCAGCTTATTGAATACCATGCATTGCCTAGCTTTTTAAGGGACAACGAGTTCATTCTGGGTTATTACCGATCAGAATGGCCATTGAAGCAGGTGTTTCTAAGCATCTTCTCCATTCATAATGAGACTCTCAATGTGTGGAC GCATTTGATCGggttcttccttttccttttcctaacCATATACACAGCAACAAAAGCTCCAGACATCATGgatctttcttccttccaacGTTTGCCTGACATGATTAGAAAAGCTGAGTTTTACAAAATTCATCCAGAACTGTTGAATTGCCTCCCTTCACTACCCAACCTGTCTGATATTTATAGATTAAAAGACGAATTGAAGCCATCTTTGCCCTCTATGGATTTCATCTCCTCAGTTTCAGGGAATATAAGGGAACTTCTCGCCAAATGCTTGCCTGAGCGGTTCTCACATGCCTATCAAACAGAGAATTCTGTTCTG CATGGAGTTACAGATGATGTGATGAACATGGTGGCCCCCCTTATGTATCGACCTATTACAAGGTGGCCCTTCTTTGTCTTCCTAGGTGGAGCCATGTTCTGCTTGCTAGCCAGCAGCACATGCCACCTCCTTGCTTGCCATTCAGCGCGCCTTTCCTACATTGTGCTTAGATGTGACTATGCAGGCATCGCTGCACTCATCACAACCTCATTTTACCCTCCTGTTTACTACTCCTTCATGTGCAACCCCTTCTTTTGCAACCTCTACTTGGGCTTCATAACAATACTAGGTATCGCCACCATTGTTTTCTCCCTCCTCCCACTTTTTCAAGGACCCAAGTTCCGTAGTTTTCGTGCTTCTCTCTATTTTGGGATGGGCGTGTCTGGTGTCGTTCCTTTAGTTCATAAACTCATAGTGTTCAGGAATCAACCAGAAGCCATTCAGACAACCGGCCTTGAAGTGTTAATGGGGGTTCTTTATGGACTGGGGGCTTTGATTTATGCCACAAGGATACCGGAGCGGTGGAGACCAGGGAAGTTTGATATTGCTGGCCAGAGTCACCAGCTTTTCCATATCTTGGTTGTGGCGGCAGCTTACACACACTATCGTGCTGGGCTGGTGTACCTAAGATGGAGGGACTTAGAGGGTTGTTAA
- the LOC18777236 gene encoding heptahelical transmembrane protein 4 isoform X1, which translates to MGGDSPISEMRALNNQFDCENGNKVSSKEGKGTRLWKKVKYQLIEYHALPSFLRDNEFILGYYRSEWPLKQVFLSIFSIHNETLNVWTHLIGFFLFLFLTIYTATKAPDIMDLSSFQRLPDMIRKAEFYKIHPELLNCLPSLPNLSDIYRLKDELKPSLPSMDFISSVSGNIRELLAKCLPERFSHAYQTENSVLHGVTDDVMNMVAPLMYRPITRWPFFVFLGGAMFCLLASSTCHLLACHSARLSYIVLRCDYAGIAALITTSFYPPVYYSFMCNPFFCNLYLGFITILGIATIVFSLLPLFQGPKFRSFRASLYFGMGVSGVVPLVHKLIVFRNQPEAIQTTGLEVLMGVLYGLGALIYATRIPERWRPGKFDIAGQSHQLFHILVVAAAYTHYRAGLVYLRWRDLEGC; encoded by the exons TTTGACTGTGAAAATGGAAACAAAGTGTCTTCAAAGGAAGGGAAGGGAACGAGGCTatggaagaaagtgaaataTCAGCTTATTGAATACCATGCATTGCCTAGCTTTTTAAGGGACAACGAGTTCATTCTGGGTTATTACCGATCAGAATGGCCATTGAAGCAGGTGTTTCTAAGCATCTTCTCCATTCATAATGAGACTCTCAATGTGTGGAC GCATTTGATCGggttcttccttttccttttcctaacCATATACACAGCAACAAAAGCTCCAGACATCATGgatctttcttccttccaacGTTTGCCTGACATGATTAGAAAAGCTGAGTTTTACAAAATTCATCCAGAACTGTTGAATTGCCTCCCTTCACTACCCAACCTGTCTGATATTTATAGATTAAAAGACGAATTGAAGCCATCTTTGCCCTCTATGGATTTCATCTCCTCAGTTTCAGGGAATATAAGGGAACTTCTCGCCAAATGCTTGCCTGAGCGGTTCTCACATGCCTATCAAACAGAGAATTCTGTTCTG CATGGAGTTACAGATGATGTGATGAACATGGTGGCCCCCCTTATGTATCGACCTATTACAAGGTGGCCCTTCTTTGTCTTCCTAGGTGGAGCCATGTTCTGCTTGCTAGCCAGCAGCACATGCCACCTCCTTGCTTGCCATTCAGCGCGCCTTTCCTACATTGTGCTTAGATGTGACTATGCAGGCATCGCTGCACTCATCACAACCTCATTTTACCCTCCTGTTTACTACTCCTTCATGTGCAACCCCTTCTTTTGCAACCTCTACTTGGGCTTCATAACAATACTAGGTATCGCCACCATTGTTTTCTCCCTCCTCCCACTTTTTCAAGGACCCAAGTTCCGTAGTTTTCGTGCTTCTCTCTATTTTGGGATGGGCGTGTCTGGTGTCGTTCCTTTAGTTCATAAACTCATAGTGTTCAGGAATCAACCAGAAGCCATTCAGACAACCGGCCTTGAAGTGTTAATGGGGGTTCTTTATGGACTGGGGGCTTTGATTTATGCCACAAGGATACCGGAGCGGTGGAGACCAGGGAAGTTTGATATTGCTGGCCAGAGTCACCAGCTTTTCCATATCTTGGTTGTGGCGGCAGCTTACACACACTATCGTGCTGGGCTGGTGTACCTAAGATGGAGGGACTTAGAGGGTTGTTAA